From Solidesulfovibrio carbinoliphilus subsp. oakridgensis, the proteins below share one genomic window:
- a CDS encoding MBOAT family O-acyltransferase, with product MIPDSPLFLYYFLPLTLALFFLSPVRARGAVLLVASLAYFFLADAAGLPVLLAAAVGNYGLGRWIGRADGAARTWATALGVAANIGLLAFYKYGGLAAPLGISFFSFQAVAYLVDVKRRVLPAEVSLPRLTLALAFFPKITAGPIARFGPLLPALVRPRPTLANFRDGAWRFAVGLAKKTLVAGALGPLADAAFTRGPGLDTGTAWLGLAAYSAQIYYDFSGYTDMALGLGLLCGIRLPENFNHPYVATSVRDFWRRWHISLSTWFRDYLYIPLGGGRVSPWRVRANLLVVFALCGVWHGATLNFLAWGLWHGLFLAVERTALGGRLDRLPAAFRHAYLLLAVMLGWVLFRATDAALALGYGKALFSFSFDGFTYTLATEVTRQRLAALAAAVLFAMPLGGLWNRAAALFGDAAGTVTGWCRTAALAGLLAASAMALAAGAYTPFIYARF from the coding sequence ATGATCCCTGATTCCCCGTTATTCCTCTATTATTTCCTGCCTTTGACCCTGGCCCTGTTCTTCCTGTCCCCGGTGCGGGCCCGGGGAGCGGTGCTCCTTGTGGCCAGCCTGGCCTATTTCTTCCTGGCCGACGCGGCCGGCCTGCCCGTGCTGTTGGCCGCCGCCGTCGGCAACTACGGCCTTGGCCGGTGGATCGGCCGGGCGGACGGGGCGGCGCGGACGTGGGCCACGGCCCTTGGCGTCGCGGCCAACATCGGGCTCCTCGCCTTCTACAAGTACGGCGGCCTGGCCGCGCCGCTCGGCATCTCCTTTTTCAGCTTCCAGGCCGTGGCTTACCTGGTCGATGTCAAGCGCCGGGTCCTGCCGGCCGAGGTGAGCCTCCCCCGGCTGACCCTGGCCCTGGCCTTTTTCCCCAAGATCACGGCCGGCCCCATCGCCCGGTTCGGGCCGCTCCTGCCGGCCCTGGTCCGGCCCCGGCCGACCCTTGCGAACTTTCGGGACGGGGCCTGGCGCTTTGCCGTGGGGCTGGCCAAGAAGACGCTTGTGGCCGGGGCCCTGGGGCCGCTGGCCGACGCGGCCTTCACCCGGGGCCCGGGACTCGACACGGGCACGGCCTGGCTGGGGCTGGCCGCCTACTCCGCCCAGATTTATTACGACTTCTCCGGCTACACCGACATGGCCCTCGGGCTTGGCCTTCTTTGCGGCATCCGGCTGCCCGAGAACTTCAACCACCCCTATGTCGCCACCTCGGTGCGGGACTTCTGGCGGCGGTGGCACATTTCGCTCTCTACCTGGTTTCGGGACTACCTCTACATTCCGCTCGGCGGCGGCCGGGTCTCGCCCTGGCGGGTGCGGGCGAACCTGTTGGTCGTCTTCGCCCTGTGCGGGGTGTGGCACGGGGCCACGCTCAATTTCCTGGCCTGGGGCCTGTGGCACGGCCTGTTCCTGGCCGTTGAGCGCACGGCCCTGGGCGGGCGCCTCGACCGGCTGCCGGCGGCGTTTCGCCACGCCTACCTGCTTTTGGCCGTCATGCTCGGTTGGGTCCTTTTCCGGGCCACGGACGCCGCCCTGGCCCTTGGCTATGGGAAGGCCCTTTTCTCCTTTTCCTTTGACGGGTTCACCTACACCCTGGCCACGGAAGTCACCCGGCAGCGGCTGGCCGCCCTGGCCGCGGCCGTCCTTTTCGCCATGCCCCTTGGCGGCCTCTGGAACCGGGCGGCCGCGCTTTTCGGGGATGCGGCCGGGACGGTCACCGGGTGGTGCCGCACGGCCGCCCTGGCCGGCCTGCTGGCCGCCTCGGCCATGGCCCTGGCGGCCGGGGCCTACACGCCCTTCATCTACGCCAGGTTCTGA
- a CDS encoding alginate O-acetyltransferase AlgX-related protein produces the protein MLQSCVLAAFLAGSAVLPLLGLPSGRLAVEKRPLAAVPPLSQAWSDPAGYGPALAGAVRDGAPFRDHLIRANSRLRLALFRESPVPGVLVGRHGWLFYTNEWALDDFLNVLPLSEKDLAAMVRIQVERRDWLAARGIGYLVVFAPNKATVYPEEMPEGIAPLGPASRLDRLVPRLREAGLAVVDLRGALAGAKATRRAYQKTDTHWNGWGAFCGAAAIIEAVSGLRPGLPALRASEYAVREEDRPGGDLAEMLLLPDVWREVDWVPHKTTPVLARPAPDGPYPDPADHPERERRAYETDRTDWPRLLFFHDSFARPMAGFLAERSSRSVFLWSHAFSPGIIEAEKPDVVILETVERYVYALLLENPDPVRRSGGPAVGEAPCGGDGGSGDGAR, from the coding sequence TTGCTTCAAAGTTGCGTTCTGGCCGCCTTCCTGGCCGGGTCGGCCGTCCTGCCGCTCCTGGGCCTGCCGTCCGGCCGGCTGGCCGTGGAAAAAAGGCCCCTGGCCGCCGTTCCGCCCCTGTCCCAGGCCTGGAGCGACCCGGCCGGGTACGGCCCGGCCCTGGCCGGGGCCGTGCGGGACGGCGCGCCGTTTCGGGACCATCTCATCCGGGCCAACAGCCGGCTGCGGCTGGCCCTTTTCCGGGAGTCCCCGGTGCCGGGCGTCCTGGTCGGCCGGCACGGCTGGCTTTTTTACACCAACGAATGGGCCCTGGACGATTTTTTAAACGTCCTGCCGCTCTCGGAAAAGGACCTGGCGGCCATGGTCCGCATCCAGGTCGAGCGCCGCGACTGGCTGGCGGCCCGGGGCATCGGCTACCTGGTGGTCTTCGCGCCCAACAAGGCGACGGTCTACCCGGAGGAAATGCCCGAAGGCATCGCGCCCCTGGGCCCGGCGTCCAGGCTCGACCGGCTCGTGCCGCGCCTGCGCGAGGCCGGCCTGGCCGTGGTCGACCTGCGGGGCGCCCTGGCCGGGGCCAAGGCCACACGGCGGGCCTATCAGAAGACCGACACCCACTGGAACGGCTGGGGCGCGTTTTGCGGCGCCGCGGCCATTATCGAGGCCGTCTCGGGGCTTCGGCCCGGACTGCCGGCCCTTCGCGCCTCGGAATACGCGGTGCGGGAAGAGGACCGGCCGGGCGGGGATCTGGCCGAAATGCTCCTTTTGCCCGACGTCTGGCGCGAGGTCGATTGGGTGCCGCACAAAACGACCCCGGTCCTGGCCCGGCCGGCCCCGGACGGCCCGTACCCCGATCCGGCCGACCATCCCGAACGCGAACGCCGGGCCTACGAAACGGACCGGACGGACTGGCCGCGCCTGCTCTTTTTCCACGATTCGTTTGCCCGGCCCATGGCTGGATTTCTGGCCGAACGGAGTTCCCGGTCGGTCTTCCTGTGGTCCCACGCCTTTTCCCCGGGCATCATCGAGGCGGAAAAGCCGGACGTGGTGATTCTCGAAACAGTGGAACGCTACGTCTACGCCCTGTTGCTCGAAAATCCCGATCCGGTCCGCCGGAGCGGCGGGCCGGCCGTGGGGGAGGCCCCCTGCGGCGGGGACGGCGGGAGCGGGGACGGGGCGCGCTGA
- a CDS encoding bacteriohemerythrin, which produces MEHTTMQQIRFDDSLRTGFAPIDEQHELFLGMLSELGAQIAAGEHRQGVLDAFQGMRLYADGHFTDEEALMAEAGYPELLPHCQLHETFRQMVGELEGRAGEGPGLLSLETLEFLGAWFIGHIQNEDQRFAAFARAGRPA; this is translated from the coding sequence ATGGAGCACACGACCATGCAGCAGATCCGGTTCGACGATTCGCTTCGCACGGGTTTTGCCCCCATCGACGAGCAGCACGAGCTGTTCCTCGGCATGCTCTCGGAGCTCGGGGCCCAAATCGCGGCCGGCGAGCACCGGCAAGGGGTCCTCGACGCCTTCCAGGGCATGCGCCTCTATGCGGACGGGCATTTCACGGACGAGGAAGCCCTCATGGCCGAGGCCGGCTATCCCGAGCTTCTGCCGCACTGCCAACTGCACGAGACGTTCCGGCAGATGGTCGGAGAGCTCGAGGGCCGCGCGGGCGAGGGGCCCGGCCTCCTGTCCCTGGAGACCCTCGAATTTCTCGGCGCCTGGTTCATCGGCCACATCCAGAACGAGGACCAGCGGTTCGCCGCCTTCGCCCGGGCCGGGCGCCCCGCCTGA
- a CDS encoding methyl-accepting chemotaxis protein encodes MSAEVLAWCGGVAASLAVAAGAGWLFGLSGPAGAAVAGLFPGAVAVAAVLAAAGRRRAERQAMLRALADIDAGRPPAALPGAGAPEAEALSRALAELGRSVGTTRGFFTGILKGLPIPFLLVDPDERTLFTNDATLRMLEIDGPPESQLGRTLAEVFYNDPGRETVVGKAMRQKMVFSNKEVTITGHKGGRRNVFYNVFPLLDAAGAVIGGLCLYLDTTELKAKEEALSRENARTSSRAARAGDIATDLAATAKTLARQVEQASQTAGSQRRRLDQVAEAVTELGQSARHIAAVAGETDAVAEKTRDRAAGAAATMDRVLAGMEALSRTAASLGGHMDTLSEQAREVGGILGVISDIADQTNLLALNAAIEAARAGESGRGFAVVADEVRKLAEKSMAATSQVERNVTAIRQSAETNRQATGEAVALVRETAAIAGEAGEALSAILALAGETTSHVRSIAEAATAQTRAGDDAGRAGGEMAGATADTTRAMDASARAVGELARVASDLEALFNEADAG; translated from the coding sequence ATGTCCGCAGAGGTGTTGGCCTGGTGTGGGGGCGTGGCCGCCTCCCTGGCCGTCGCGGCCGGGGCGGGGTGGCTGTTCGGACTTTCCGGCCCGGCCGGGGCGGCCGTGGCCGGGCTTTTCCCCGGGGCCGTGGCCGTGGCCGCCGTGCTCGCGGCGGCCGGCCGGCGGCGGGCCGAGCGGCAGGCCATGCTTCGGGCCCTGGCCGACATCGACGCCGGCCGGCCGCCGGCCGCCCTGCCCGGCGCCGGGGCCCCGGAAGCGGAGGCCCTGTCCCGGGCCCTGGCCGAGCTCGGCCGGTCCGTCGGCACCACGCGCGGCTTTTTCACGGGCATCCTCAAGGGCCTGCCCATCCCCTTCCTGCTGGTCGATCCGGACGAACGGACCCTTTTCACCAACGACGCCACCCTGCGAATGCTCGAAATCGACGGGCCGCCGGAGTCCCAGCTCGGCCGGACCCTGGCCGAGGTCTTCTACAACGACCCCGGCCGCGAGACCGTGGTCGGCAAGGCCATGCGCCAGAAGATGGTCTTTTCCAACAAGGAGGTGACCATCACCGGCCACAAGGGCGGCCGGCGCAACGTCTTCTACAACGTCTTTCCGCTTCTGGACGCGGCCGGCGCGGTCATCGGCGGCCTGTGCCTCTACCTGGACACCACGGAACTCAAGGCCAAGGAAGAAGCCCTGTCCCGGGAAAACGCCCGCACCTCCAGCCGGGCGGCCCGGGCCGGGGACATCGCTACCGACCTGGCCGCCACGGCCAAGACCCTGGCCCGCCAGGTGGAGCAGGCCAGCCAGACGGCCGGCAGCCAGCGCCGCCGCCTGGACCAGGTGGCCGAGGCCGTCACCGAGCTTGGCCAGTCGGCCCGCCACATCGCCGCCGTGGCCGGCGAGACCGACGCCGTGGCCGAAAAGACCCGCGACCGGGCCGCCGGGGCCGCCGCCACCATGGACCGGGTCCTTGCCGGCATGGAGGCCCTTTCCCGGACGGCCGCGAGCCTTGGCGGCCACATGGACACCCTGTCCGAGCAGGCCCGGGAGGTCGGCGGCATCCTCGGCGTCATCTCCGACATCGCGGACCAGACCAACCTGCTGGCTTTAAACGCCGCCATCGAGGCGGCCCGGGCCGGCGAATCGGGCCGGGGCTTCGCGGTGGTGGCCGACGAGGTCCGCAAGCTGGCGGAAAAGAGCATGGCCGCCACCAGCCAGGTGGAAAGAAACGTCACCGCCATCCGCCAGAGCGCCGAAACCAACCGGCAGGCCACGGGCGAGGCCGTGGCCCTGGTCCGGGAGACGGCCGCCATCGCCGGCGAGGCGGGCGAAGCCCTCTCCGCCATCCTGGCCCTGGCCGGAGAAACCACCAGCCACGTGCGCTCCATCGCCGAGGCGGCCACGGCCCAGACCCGGGCCGGGGACGACGCCGGCCGGGCCGGCGGGGAGATGGCCGGGGCGACGGCCGACACCACCCGGGCCATGGACGCCTCGGCCCGGGCGGTCGGAGAACTGGCCCGGGTGGCCAGCGACCTGGAAGCCCTTTTCAACGAGGCCGATGCCGGATGA
- a CDS encoding esterase/lipase family protein, producing the protein MLFRNACKPLPGHCLAARRLPAGAVLLGFVLLALAGCARIGVRPVPIDTRANALERTALNSDRPSERTLAFLAQRDLEGAWRGDAETMLLGLDREARVEHSREAVFVLAELCYFEAARNKGDPDRAALFHLSSAVYAYQYLFNTRLSEAPGVYQPYARQAMDFYNRSLAYYILYARQTGLAYAPGKELPWLRGKVRLAGRVSELAFSPAELESYHVAYEFEVAGLSPQQVRLGLGVPLALVRKPPPVEERRAIDRFTPRVRQTYAATAFLRLGIEPLPDTGPRVVYEAELEVHDPMREDTLAVGDRRMPLEIDLTTPLAFMMQQSPEPNGLQGMLDPAAWDKLSGLYMLQPYDPEKIPVVFVHGLMSTPATWATVFNGLMGDPELRARYQFWYFRYPTGNPVLYSAAMLRAALDEVRHTFDPNGTNPRFNAMVVVSHSMGGLLAKTLAEDSGTALWDAVSKTPLASLSLSAEDRAAVEKIFFFTHRPYVARMVFVAVPHRGSELALTTIGRIGRALITLPLTVLRPVTAVTAALAAAMGHDKKDAARAALPVPTGVDSLSPNSPILRVLASLPLAVPFHSIIGNEKAADTPGGTDGVVAYASSHLDGAVSEKIVRSGHSAQDHPLAIREMRRILLLHLGETVAPSPGS; encoded by the coding sequence ATGCTTTTTCGAAACGCCTGTAAACCGCTTCCCGGCCACTGTCTGGCGGCCCGGCGCCTTCCGGCCGGGGCCGTGCTTTTGGGGTTCGTGCTCCTGGCCCTGGCCGGCTGCGCCCGCATCGGCGTCCGGCCTGTCCCCATCGACACCCGGGCCAACGCCCTGGAGCGCACGGCCCTCAATTCCGACCGGCCCTCCGAGCGCACCCTGGCCTTCCTGGCCCAGCGGGACCTGGAGGGGGCCTGGCGCGGGGACGCCGAAACCATGCTCCTCGGCCTCGACCGGGAGGCCCGGGTCGAGCACAGCCGGGAGGCGGTCTTCGTCCTGGCCGAACTCTGCTATTTCGAGGCCGCCCGGAACAAGGGCGACCCGGACCGGGCGGCCCTGTTCCATCTTTCCAGCGCCGTCTACGCCTACCAGTACCTCTTCAACACCCGGCTGTCCGAGGCCCCGGGCGTCTACCAGCCCTATGCCCGGCAGGCCATGGACTTCTACAACCGGTCCCTGGCCTACTACATCCTCTACGCCCGGCAGACCGGCCTCGCCTACGCCCCGGGCAAGGAGCTGCCGTGGCTGCGGGGCAAGGTCCGGCTGGCCGGCCGCGTCTCGGAACTGGCCTTTTCCCCGGCCGAACTGGAGAGCTACCACGTGGCCTACGAGTTCGAGGTTGCGGGGCTCTCGCCGCAGCAGGTCCGCCTCGGCCTCGGCGTGCCCCTGGCCCTGGTCCGCAAGCCGCCGCCGGTGGAGGAGCGCCGGGCCATTGACCGGTTCACCCCGCGCGTGCGCCAGACCTACGCGGCCACCGCCTTTTTGCGCCTTGGCATCGAGCCCCTGCCGGACACCGGCCCCCGGGTCGTGTACGAAGCCGAGCTCGAGGTCCACGATCCCATGCGGGAAGACACCCTGGCCGTGGGCGACCGGCGGATGCCGCTTGAAATCGACCTGACCACGCCGCTGGCCTTCATGATGCAGCAGTCCCCGGAGCCAAACGGCCTGCAGGGCATGCTCGATCCGGCCGCCTGGGACAAGCTGTCCGGGCTCTACATGCTCCAGCCCTACGACCCGGAGAAGATCCCGGTGGTCTTCGTCCACGGGCTCATGTCCACGCCGGCCACCTGGGCCACGGTTTTTAACGGCCTCATGGGCGACCCCGAACTCCGGGCCCGCTACCAGTTCTGGTACTTCCGCTACCCGACCGGCAATCCGGTCCTCTATTCGGCGGCCATGCTCCGCGCGGCCCTGGACGAGGTGCGCCATACCTTCGACCCCAACGGGACCAATCCCCGCTTTAACGCCATGGTGGTCGTAAGCCACAGCATGGGGGGCCTGCTCGCCAAGACCCTGGCCGAGGACAGCGGCACGGCCCTCTGGGACGCGGTGTCCAAAACGCCGCTCGCGTCGCTCTCCCTGTCGGCCGAGGACCGGGCGGCGGTGGAGAAGATCTTTTTTTTCACCCACCGGCCCTACGTCGCCCGGATGGTGTTCGTGGCCGTGCCGCACCGGGGCTCGGAGCTGGCGCTTACCACCATCGGGCGGATCGGGCGGGCCCTCATCACCCTGCCCCTGACCGTGCTGCGGCCGGTGACGGCCGTCACGGCCGCCCTGGCCGCCGCCATGGGACATGACAAAAAGGACGCGGCCAGGGCGGCCCTGCCCGTTCCCACGGGCGTCGACAGCCTGTCGCCCAACAGTCCGATCCTGCGCGTCCTGGCCTCGCTGCCGTTGGCCGTGCCCTTCCATTCGATCATCGGCAACGAGAAGGCGGCCGACACCCCGGGCGGCACCGACGGGGTGGTGGCCTACGCCAGTTCCCACCTGGACGGCGCGGTCTCGGAAAAGATCGTCCGCTCCGGCCACTCCGCCCAGGACCATCCGCTGGCCATCCGGGAAATGCGCCGCATTCTCCTTCTCCACCTCGGGGAGACGGTCGCGCCGTCGCCCGGATCCTGA
- a CDS encoding histidine kinase dimerization/phospho-acceptor domain-containing protein, whose amino-acid sequence MAKPSITLKYLLWTWCFFLLVLSLVFVFATRRVERSVMAEAEERARTSLNLAGHLLAVHAPFADEAALAAWADDLGPHLGFRLTYIVAGRVVADSEVGALGVGEMEDHASRPEVRLARETGFGQDVRQSHTLGRDMLYVAEAQAGSPGVPAGILRLALPVSSLRGEVARFRDTLLAVLALVFAAGGVAAWGLARRMTGTVREISEAVADIGRGHYDRRIHIVWARDFAPLAGAINALGERIGSHVREIEVRRERQEAILDGMAEGLAILDAAGRIVAANRALRELFPRLPELVGRTPLEAGMPLCVERALGEFEPGGEKSRRIGRFELQSGRVVEVTVAGVAGDAAGPGRVVTFHDVTEAATMDRIFRDFVIDASHNLRTPLTKVLGFAESARDMLAAAPAGDRERAGAAQALSTVVRAAGDMAGVINDLLAAARDRFARAREAAPAVDALAALKQALAASGTLLRAKGVTARIVAGPDGPLPVRQNYEALVRTFASLLSQTPDGVSLSITAAATAATAGEAGGFVEVRFEGPAAVGLELPADGLAAGGGEVFLDGATRVVRLPRAAG is encoded by the coding sequence ATGGCCAAACCTTCCATCACGCTCAAGTATCTGCTGTGGACCTGGTGTTTTTTCCTGCTGGTCCTGAGCCTGGTCTTCGTCTTTGCCACGCGGCGGGTCGAGCGTTCGGTCATGGCCGAGGCCGAGGAGCGGGCCCGGACCTCGCTCAATCTGGCCGGCCACCTGCTGGCCGTCCACGCCCCCTTTGCCGACGAGGCGGCGCTGGCCGCCTGGGCCGACGACCTGGGCCCGCACCTCGGGTTCCGGCTGACCTACATCGTGGCCGGCCGGGTGGTGGCCGACTCCGAGGTTGGGGCCTTGGGCGTGGGGGAGATGGAAGACCACGCCTCCCGGCCCGAGGTGCGCCTGGCCCGGGAAACGGGTTTTGGCCAGGACGTGCGGCAAAGCCACACCCTGGGCCGGGACATGCTCTACGTGGCCGAGGCCCAGGCCGGGTCTCCCGGCGTGCCGGCCGGCATTTTGCGCCTGGCCCTGCCCGTGTCGTCCCTGCGCGGCGAGGTGGCCCGGTTCCGGGACACGCTGCTCGCCGTCCTGGCCCTGGTTTTCGCGGCCGGGGGCGTGGCCGCCTGGGGCCTGGCCCGGCGCATGACCGGCACGGTCCGGGAGATTTCCGAGGCCGTGGCCGATATCGGCCGCGGCCATTACGACCGGCGCATCCACATCGTCTGGGCCAGGGACTTCGCCCCCCTGGCCGGGGCCATTAACGCCCTTGGCGAGCGCATCGGGTCCCACGTGCGCGAGATCGAGGTCCGCCGGGAGCGGCAGGAGGCCATTTTGGACGGCATGGCCGAGGGGCTGGCCATCCTGGACGCCGCGGGCCGGATCGTGGCCGCCAACCGGGCCTTGCGGGAGCTCTTTCCCCGGCTGCCGGAGCTGGTCGGCCGCACCCCGCTCGAGGCCGGCATGCCCCTTTGCGTGGAGCGGGCCTTGGGCGAGTTCGAACCCGGCGGCGAAAAATCCCGGCGCATCGGCCGGTTCGAGCTGCAGTCGGGCCGGGTGGTCGAGGTGACGGTGGCGGGGGTGGCCGGCGACGCGGCCGGTCCCGGCCGGGTGGTCACCTTCCACGACGTGACCGAGGCCGCCACCATGGACCGGATCTTCCGGGATTTCGTCATCGACGCGTCCCACAATCTGCGAACGCCGCTGACCAAGGTCCTGGGCTTTGCCGAGAGCGCCCGGGACATGCTGGCCGCCGCACCGGCCGGTGACCGGGAGCGGGCCGGCGCGGCCCAGGCCCTCTCCACGGTCGTCCGGGCCGCCGGGGACATGGCCGGCGTCATAAACGACCTGCTGGCCGCGGCCCGGGACCGGTTCGCCAGGGCCCGGGAGGCGGCCCCGGCCGTGGACGCCCTGGCCGCCCTCAAGCAGGCGCTGGCGGCCAGCGGCACCCTTCTTCGGGCCAAGGGGGTCACGGCCCGGATCGTGGCCGGGCCGGACGGTCCCCTGCCGGTGCGGCAGAATTACGAGGCCCTGGTGCGGACCTTTGCCTCGCTTTTGTCCCAGACGCCCGATGGCGTGTCCCTGTCCATCACGGCGGCGGCCACGGCCGCCACAGCCGGTGAAGCCGGCGGTTTCGTGGAGGTCCGCTTCGAGGGGCCCGCCGCCGTCGGCCTCGAACTGCCGGCGGACGGCCTGGCCGCGGGCGGCGGCGAAGTGTTTCTCGACGGCGCGACACGGGTGGTGCGGCTGCCCCGCGCCGCCGGATGA
- a CDS encoding DUF47 domain-containing protein has translation MGFSLFPRSAKFYDLFKEQHRKLVKAAGILDELFTTFDDVEERCKRINIIESEGNAISRRIAKELSLTFITPIDREDIHQINLTQEDILNLIKAIASRIGLFGFDRIRYPARRIIANMRVMIEELGVVLGRMSQSKQAEESFHKIENLKHECETLLMVGIGELYDGGEVNADYAVILDIVKWKHIFDRIEAAVDRTESLADVLEGVVLKNA, from the coding sequence ATGGGTTTCAGCCTGTTCCCCAGGTCGGCCAAATTTTATGACCTTTTCAAGGAGCAACACCGAAAGCTCGTCAAGGCGGCCGGCATCCTCGACGAACTCTTCACCACCTTTGACGACGTGGAGGAGCGCTGCAAGCGCATCAACATCATCGAGTCCGAGGGCAACGCCATAAGCCGCCGCATTGCCAAGGAACTGTCCCTGACCTTCATCACGCCCATCGACCGCGAGGACATCCACCAGATCAACCTGACCCAGGAAGACATCCTGAACCTCATCAAGGCCATCGCCTCGCGCATCGGGCTCTTCGGCTTCGACCGCATCCGCTACCCGGCCCGGCGCATCATCGCCAACATGCGGGTCATGATCGAGGAGCTCGGCGTGGTCCTTGGCCGCATGAGCCAGAGCAAGCAGGCCGAGGAGAGCTTCCACAAGATCGAGAACCTGAAGCACGAGTGCGAGACCCTGCTCATGGTCGGCATCGGCGAACTCTACGACGGCGGCGAGGTCAACGCGGACTATGCCGTGATCCTCGACATCGTCAAATGGAAGCACATCTTCGACCGCATCGAGGCCGCGGTCGACCGGACCGAATCCCTGGCCGACGTGCTGGAAGGCGTGGTGCTCAAAAATGCCTGA
- a CDS encoding inorganic phosphate transporter codes for MPDIPVLLVAVVGIALLFDFTNGAHDSANAIATIVSTKVLSPLVAVLMAGVLNLVGAFLGEAVAHTIGSGIVRPEMVAGSQGLVLAALLGAIFWNLLTWYLGLPSSSSHALVGGLIGSAIAYGGFSAPSYGSIAHKVLLPLVLSPVAGFFSGYLLMVLLSWLVRRSTPGRVNFLFKKLQIVSSAFMATSHGLNDAQKTMGIISLALFTFHQIPEMHVPFWVKLSCALAMGLGTATGGWKIVKTMGHKIFKLEPIHGFAAETSAAAVISGASLLGAPISTTHIISTTVIGVGASKRLSAVRWGVAGRLVVAWILTIPAAALVAAACYWLLAVTGLAV; via the coding sequence ATGCCTGACATCCCCGTGCTCCTGGTCGCGGTGGTGGGGATCGCCCTCCTTTTCGACTTCACCAACGGGGCCCACGACTCCGCCAACGCCATCGCCACCATCGTCTCGACCAAGGTCCTCTCGCCGCTCGTGGCCGTGCTCATGGCCGGGGTCCTGAACCTGGTCGGGGCCTTTCTCGGCGAGGCCGTGGCCCACACCATCGGCAGCGGCATCGTCAGGCCGGAGATGGTGGCCGGCAGCCAGGGGCTGGTCCTGGCCGCGCTCTTGGGGGCCATCTTCTGGAACCTGCTCACCTGGTACCTGGGGCTGCCGTCCTCGTCCTCCCACGCCCTGGTCGGGGGGCTCATCGGCTCGGCCATCGCCTACGGCGGCTTTTCCGCCCCAAGCTACGGGTCCATCGCCCACAAGGTCCTGCTGCCGCTGGTCCTTTCGCCCGTGGCCGGCTTTTTCTCGGGCTACCTGCTCATGGTGCTCCTGTCCTGGCTGGTGCGCCGCAGCACGCCCGGGCGGGTCAACTTCCTTTTCAAAAAGCTCCAGATCGTGTCCTCGGCCTTCATGGCCACCAGCCACGGCCTAAACGACGCCCAGAAGACCATGGGCATCATCTCCCTGGCCCTTTTCACCTTCCACCAGATCCCGGAAATGCACGTGCCCTTCTGGGTCAAGCTGTCGTGCGCCCTGGCCATGGGCCTTGGCACGGCCACCGGCGGCTGGAAGATCGTCAAGACCATGGGGCACAAGATCTTCAAGCTCGAACCCATCCACGGCTTCGCCGCCGAGACCTCGGCCGCGGCCGTCATCAGCGGCGCGTCCCTGCTTGGCGCGCCCATCTCCACCACCCACATCATCTCGACCACGGTCATCGGCGTCGGGGCCTCCAAACGCCTGTCCGCCGTGCGCTGGGGCGTGGCCGGCCGGCTGGTGGTGGCCTGGATCCTGACCATCCCGGCCGCGGCTCTGGTGGCGGCGGCCTGCTACTGGCTGCTCGCCGTCACGGGCCTGGCCGTCTAG